A single genomic interval of Mycolicibacterium holsaticum DSM 44478 = JCM 12374 harbors:
- a CDS encoding PPOX class F420-dependent oxidoreductase: MSATFADVAKSEYILLTTFTKDGRPKPTAVWAAPDGDRLLVITQEQSWKVKRIRNTPRVTIAKSDVRGNPKGEPVEAVAAILDKSANAGTYDAIGKRYGLLGKTFNLFSKLRGGMKNNVTVELRAA, encoded by the coding sequence GTGTCTGCCACCTTTGCCGATGTCGCGAAATCCGAGTACATCCTGCTGACGACGTTCACCAAAGACGGCAGGCCCAAGCCGACCGCGGTCTGGGCCGCGCCCGACGGTGACCGGCTGCTGGTCATCACCCAGGAGCAGTCATGGAAGGTCAAGCGCATCCGCAACACCCCGCGGGTGACCATCGCGAAAAGCGACGTCCGCGGCAACCCCAAAGGTGAGCCCGTCGAGGCCGTCGCGGCCATCCTCGACAAGTCCGCCAACGCCGGCACTTACGACGCGATCGGCAAGCGTTACGGGCTGCTGGGCAAGACGTTCAACCTCTTCAGCAAACTGCGCGGCGGCATGAAGAACAACGTGACCGTCGAACTCAGGGCCGCATGA
- a CDS encoding FxsA family protein — translation MAMRLFVLYVVFEIAVIVALTTTIGFGWTLLLLAATFTAGLVLAGSQLRRQLRRLQSGLTATAVPAAATDSLLVALGTVLVVIPGLASSVVGALLLLPPTRAAARPLVTALAARRMPLLTAGAAGWGYTAQRRGDYIDGEVIDVVDTDPHAVERKPE, via the coding sequence ATGGCGATGCGGCTGTTTGTCCTGTACGTGGTGTTCGAGATCGCGGTGATCGTGGCGCTGACCACGACCATCGGCTTCGGCTGGACCCTGCTGCTGCTGGCCGCCACCTTCACCGCCGGTCTCGTACTGGCCGGATCCCAGCTGCGCCGCCAGCTGCGGCGACTGCAGTCCGGGCTGACCGCGACCGCCGTACCGGCAGCGGCCACCGACAGCCTGCTCGTCGCGCTGGGCACGGTGCTCGTCGTCATCCCCGGGCTGGCCAGCTCGGTCGTCGGCGCGCTGCTGCTTCTGCCGCCCACCCGGGCCGCGGCCCGGCCGCTGGTCACCGCGCTGGCCGCCCGCCGGATGCCGCTGCTCACCGCCGGCGCCGCGGGGTGGGGATACACCGCGCAGCGCCGTGGTGATTACATCGACGGCGAGGTGATCGACGTGGTCGACACCGATCCGCACGCCGTGGAGCGCAAGCCCGAATAA
- a CDS encoding amidohydrolase: protein MTQLLLNGRVHSPAMPDATALAVRDGVVAWVGSDDVGRAQFPDAQISDLDGAFVAPAFVDSHVHLTATGLTLIGLDLRAATSLRHCLHLLGEHTRAHPDGVIWAHGWDESGWPERTPPSTADVDAAVGDRPAYLARVDVHSAAASTALRALAAGLPDAGGYAPQHPLTGDAHHLVRAVARDRLTPGQRHQARAAALDAAAALGIVAVHECAGPEIGGFDDWDEIRRIEHGVDVVGYWGEAVGDAREARALIDRTGAHGLAGDLFVDGALGSRTAWLQQPYSDAQNCCGNTYLDTEAIAAHLHACTEAGITAGFHVIGDAAVSAVVDALERVVDTFGAPAVARCGHRLEHLEMITDEQARRLGGWGVFASVQPNFDALWGGADGMYAQRLGPDRGKTLNPFALLASQGVPLAFGSDTPVTSMNPWETVRAAIQHRTRGSALSARAAFSAATRGAWRAAGVRDGITGTLVPGAPASYAVWETGELEVHAPEDAVQRWSTDQRSRVPALPRLDGELPHCRQTVNRGVVLHG from the coding sequence GTGACTCAACTCCTGCTCAACGGGCGGGTGCACAGCCCCGCCATGCCCGACGCCACCGCGCTCGCGGTGCGCGACGGTGTCGTCGCGTGGGTCGGCAGCGACGACGTGGGCCGCGCCCAGTTCCCCGACGCCCAGATCAGCGACCTCGACGGCGCGTTCGTCGCGCCGGCGTTCGTCGACAGCCATGTGCACCTGACCGCCACCGGGCTGACCCTGATCGGGCTGGATCTGCGGGCCGCCACCTCGCTGCGACACTGCCTGCACCTGCTCGGCGAGCACACCCGCGCCCACCCCGACGGCGTGATCTGGGCACACGGCTGGGACGAGTCCGGCTGGCCCGAGCGCACCCCGCCCAGCACCGCTGACGTCGACGCCGCGGTCGGCGACCGGCCCGCCTACCTGGCGCGCGTCGACGTTCACTCGGCGGCCGCGTCCACCGCGTTGCGCGCGCTGGCCGCCGGCCTGCCCGACGCGGGCGGATACGCCCCGCAGCACCCGCTGACCGGCGACGCCCACCACCTGGTGCGCGCCGTGGCGCGCGACCGGCTGACCCCCGGGCAGCGGCACCAGGCCCGTGCGGCCGCATTGGACGCCGCGGCCGCGCTGGGCATCGTCGCGGTGCACGAATGCGCGGGCCCCGAGATCGGCGGCTTCGACGACTGGGACGAGATCCGGCGCATCGAGCACGGCGTCGACGTCGTCGGCTACTGGGGTGAGGCGGTCGGCGACGCCCGAGAGGCCCGTGCCCTGATCGACCGCACCGGCGCGCACGGGCTGGCCGGTGACCTGTTCGTCGACGGCGCACTCGGCTCACGCACAGCATGGCTGCAGCAGCCCTACAGTGATGCCCAAAACTGCTGTGGCAACACCTATCTCGACACAGAGGCGATCGCCGCGCACCTGCACGCCTGCACCGAAGCCGGTATCACCGCCGGTTTCCACGTCATCGGCGACGCGGCCGTCAGCGCCGTGGTCGACGCGCTCGAACGCGTCGTCGACACCTTCGGCGCGCCCGCGGTGGCCCGCTGCGGGCACCGGCTCGAACACCTGGAGATGATCACCGACGAACAGGCCCGCCGGCTCGGCGGGTGGGGGGTGTTCGCCAGCGTGCAGCCCAACTTCGACGCGTTGTGGGGCGGCGCCGACGGCATGTACGCGCAGCGTCTGGGCCCCGACCGGGGCAAGACGCTCAACCCGTTCGCGCTGTTAGCATCCCAAGGCGTGCCCCTAGCCTTCGGCTCCGATACCCCCGTCACCAGCATGAATCCCTGGGAGACCGTGCGCGCGGCGATCCAGCACCGGACCAGAGGCAGCGCGCTGTCGGCCCGTGCGGCGTTCTCCGCGGCCACCCGTGGTGCATGGCGGGCCGCAGGTGTGCGCGACGGAATCACCGGCACCCTGGTCCCCGGTGCGCCCGCGTCCTACGCCGTCTGGGAAACGGGCGAACTCGAGGTGCACGCACCGGAGGACGCGGTGCAACGCTGGTCGACGGATCAACGCTCGCGGGTGCCTGCGCTGCCGCGACTTGACGGCGAGTTGCCTCACTGCCGACAGACGGTCAATCGCGGTGTCGTCCTCCATGGTTGA
- the lnt gene encoding apolipoprotein N-acyltransferase yields MVELPRWRARGKRFGQAVVARLPQLSVTIVAGLLLCVSFPPFGWWYLAVVAFGALAWVLTRETTTIAGGFGYGFIFGAVFYLPLLPWISGLVGVVPWIALSLVEALFPALFGALAVVVRRVPGWPLWFAGLWAAQEWLKCTVPFGGFPWGVVAFSQTEAPLLPLARIGGAPLLSFAVVLAGFSFAALIFEVVRWWRHDEAQKAGPPAVVLPGVCITVVLLGTALAAPQVRQSAAGADEHQPVTVAVVQGNVPRLGLDFNAQRRAVLDNHVRETMRLADDVRAGRAPQPMFVVWPENSSDIDPLKNPDANELISRAAAAVDAPILVGGVVAAPGYRPDNPESTNSVIVWNPGSGPGDRHDKKIVQPFGEYLPWRSFFSKLSPYADRAGYFIPGDGDGVVKAAGVPVGVTTCWEVIFDRAPRESVRNGAQLLAVPTNNATFDEAMSRQQLAFAHLRAVEHDRYTLVAGTTGISAVIAPDGRELARTEFFEPAYLDTAVRLKTQLTVATRWAPVIEGLLIAVGVGGLITAMLHNWKFARRRSSGDQERGAS; encoded by the coding sequence ATGGTTGAGCTGCCGCGATGGCGCGCACGGGGCAAGCGGTTCGGCCAGGCGGTGGTCGCCCGGCTGCCCCAGCTGTCGGTCACGATCGTCGCGGGCCTGCTGTTGTGCGTGAGCTTCCCGCCGTTCGGGTGGTGGTATCTGGCGGTCGTCGCGTTCGGGGCGCTGGCATGGGTGTTGACCCGCGAAACCACCACGATCGCAGGCGGATTCGGGTACGGGTTCATCTTCGGGGCGGTCTTCTACCTGCCGCTGCTGCCGTGGATCAGCGGGCTGGTCGGCGTGGTTCCGTGGATCGCGCTGTCGCTGGTCGAGGCGCTGTTTCCCGCGTTGTTCGGTGCGCTGGCGGTGGTCGTCCGGCGCGTTCCGGGCTGGCCGCTGTGGTTCGCCGGCTTGTGGGCGGCCCAGGAGTGGCTGAAGTGCACCGTGCCGTTCGGCGGATTTCCCTGGGGTGTCGTGGCTTTCAGCCAGACCGAGGCGCCGCTGTTGCCGCTGGCGCGGATCGGCGGGGCGCCGCTGCTGTCCTTCGCGGTGGTGTTGGCCGGATTCAGTTTCGCCGCACTCATTTTCGAGGTCGTGCGGTGGTGGCGGCACGATGAGGCGCAGAAGGCGGGTCCGCCTGCCGTCGTCCTGCCCGGGGTGTGCATCACCGTCGTGCTGCTGGGCACCGCGCTGGCCGCACCGCAGGTTCGCCAGTCCGCTGCGGGCGCAGACGAACACCAGCCCGTGACCGTCGCCGTCGTGCAGGGCAATGTGCCGCGCCTGGGGCTGGATTTCAACGCCCAGCGCCGCGCCGTGCTGGACAACCACGTGCGTGAAACGATGCGGCTGGCCGACGACGTGCGCGCCGGGCGGGCACCGCAGCCGATGTTCGTCGTGTGGCCGGAGAATTCCTCGGATATCGACCCGCTGAAGAACCCGGACGCCAACGAGCTGATCTCCAGGGCCGCAGCGGCCGTCGACGCGCCGATCCTGGTCGGCGGCGTGGTGGCCGCGCCCGGCTACCGGCCCGACAACCCGGAGTCGACGAACTCGGTGATCGTGTGGAACCCCGGCAGCGGCCCCGGGGACCGCCACGACAAGAAGATCGTGCAGCCGTTCGGCGAGTACCTGCCGTGGCGGAGCTTTTTCAGCAAGCTGTCGCCGTACGCCGACCGGGCGGGCTATTTCATCCCCGGCGACGGCGACGGGGTGGTGAAGGCCGCAGGCGTTCCGGTCGGCGTCACCACCTGCTGGGAGGTCATCTTCGACCGTGCGCCGCGCGAATCGGTGCGCAACGGCGCCCAGCTGCTGGCCGTGCCCACCAACAACGCCACGTTCGACGAGGCGATGAGCCGACAGCAGCTGGCCTTCGCCCATCTGCGCGCGGTCGAGCACGACCGCTACACGCTGGTCGCGGGCACCACCGGGATCAGCGCCGTCATCGCCCCCGACGGCCGCGAACTGGCCCGCACCGAGTTCTTTGAACCCGCCTACCTCGACACCGCGGTACGGCTGAAAACGCAGCTCACGGTCGCAACACGGTGGGCGCCGGTGATCGAGGGCCTGCTCATCGCCGTCGGCGTCGGCGGTCTGATCACCGCAATGCTGCACAATTGGAAGTTTGCGCGTCGTCGATCCAGTGGCGACCAAGAAAGAGGAGCCTCATGA
- a CDS encoding polyprenol monophosphomannose synthase: MTTGRDPGERPSQRTLVIIPTYNERENLPLIAGRVKDACPDVHILIVDDGSPDGTGDLADELALADPDRVHVMHRNAKGGLGAAYLAGFEWGLGREYSVLVEMDADGSHPPEQLHRLLDAVDAGADLAIGSRYVAGGEVRNWPKRRMVLSRTANGYSRILLGVDIHDITAGYRAYRREVLEKIDLTAVDSKGYCFQIDLTWRTINNGFVVVEVPITFTEREFGQSKMSGSNIREALFKVAEWGIRGRLDRARGVGVTR; the protein is encoded by the coding sequence ATGACGACGGGCCGCGACCCGGGGGAACGTCCAAGCCAGCGCACGCTGGTCATCATCCCCACCTACAACGAGCGGGAGAACCTGCCGCTGATCGCCGGGCGCGTGAAGGACGCGTGCCCCGACGTGCACATCCTGATCGTCGACGACGGCAGCCCCGACGGCACCGGCGACCTGGCCGACGAGTTGGCGCTGGCCGATCCCGACCGCGTGCACGTCATGCACCGCAACGCCAAAGGCGGGCTGGGAGCGGCCTACCTGGCCGGGTTCGAGTGGGGGCTGGGTCGCGAGTACTCGGTGCTGGTCGAGATGGACGCCGACGGCAGCCACCCGCCCGAACAACTGCACCGCCTGCTCGACGCCGTCGACGCCGGGGCCGATCTGGCGATCGGCTCGCGCTATGTGGCCGGGGGAGAGGTGCGCAACTGGCCCAAGCGCCGGATGGTGCTCTCCCGCACCGCCAACGGCTACTCGCGCATCCTGCTCGGCGTCGACATCCATGACATCACCGCCGGCTACCGCGCCTATCGGCGTGAGGTGCTGGAGAAGATCGACCTGACCGCCGTCGACTCGAAGGGTTACTGCTTCCAGATCGACCTGACCTGGCGCACCATCAACAACGGCTTCGTCGTGGTCGAGGTGCCGATCACCTTCACCGAACGTGAATTCGGGCAATCCAAGATGAGCGGATCCAACATCCGCGAAGCCCTGTTCAAGGTCGCGGAATGGGGTATCCGCGGGCGCTTGGATCGCGCCCGCGGAGTAGGCGTCACCCGCTAG
- a CDS encoding RNA polymerase-binding protein RbpA: MADRVLRGSRLGAVSYETDRNHDLAPRQVARYRTDNGEEFDVPFADDAEIPHTWLCRNGMEGTLIEGDAPEPKKTKPPRTHWDMLLERRSIEELEELLKERMDIIKARRRGN, from the coding sequence ATGGCTGATCGTGTCTTGAGAGGCAGTCGCCTCGGAGCCGTGAGCTACGAGACCGACCGCAACCACGACTTGGCGCCGCGTCAGGTCGCCCGGTACCGCACCGACAACGGTGAGGAGTTCGACGTCCCGTTCGCCGACGACGCCGAGATCCCCCACACCTGGCTGTGCCGCAACGGCATGGAGGGCACGCTGATCGAAGGCGACGCGCCCGAGCCGAAGAAGACCAAACCGCCGCGGACCCACTGGGACATGCTGCTCGAGCGCCGGTCCATCGAGGAACTCGAGGAACTGCTCAAGGAGCGCATGGACATCATCAAGGCGCGCCGCCGCGGCAACTAG
- a CDS encoding carboxylesterase/lipase family protein — translation MHEHTVRAKIDAGTIEGFTRDGVNRWRGIPYARPPVGPLRLRAPQPVEPWRGVRYCHGFGNCAPQQRMYTMLAPGKYQPMSEDCLTLNVVAPKRPPEAPLPVMVFIHGGGYFMGSSATPIYDGASLVRGGCVYVSVNYRLGALGCLDLSALSNDEFTFDDNLYLRDLVMALRWVRANIAVFGGDPDNVTIFGESAGAHAVATLLAVPAAEGLFNQAISESPAAGMVRTADVGAQYAERFAALLGARKADGANAVMTARPAELVTAFDQLVKQGQREMLGAFAAGPTSGGDYLPLDPVAAMRSGKAHRVPLIVGTNADEARLFGRFLKLLPMTEPMIERLLSQADPAERERITAAYPGYPDPRACAQFGGDFAFGAAAWQIAEAHSRHAATYLYRYDYAPRTLRWSGLGATHATELLAVFDVYRSGIGRLLTAAADRRTALRVSDDVQGRWRAFAHSGAPKADWPAYRAEERAVMVFDRRPRIEFDPHAARRQAWEGFSLATG, via the coding sequence ATGCACGAACACACCGTCCGCGCAAAGATCGACGCCGGCACCATCGAGGGCTTCACCCGGGACGGAGTCAACCGGTGGCGGGGCATCCCCTACGCCCGCCCGCCGGTCGGGCCGCTGCGTCTGCGTGCGCCGCAGCCCGTCGAGCCGTGGCGCGGTGTGCGGTACTGCCACGGCTTCGGCAACTGCGCGCCCCAGCAGCGCATGTACACGATGCTGGCGCCGGGCAAATACCAGCCGATGAGCGAAGACTGCCTCACGCTCAACGTGGTCGCCCCCAAGAGGCCACCCGAGGCGCCGCTTCCGGTCATGGTGTTCATCCACGGCGGCGGTTATTTCATGGGCAGTTCGGCGACCCCGATCTACGACGGCGCATCGCTGGTGCGCGGCGGATGCGTCTACGTCTCGGTCAACTACCGGCTGGGGGCGCTGGGATGCCTGGACCTGTCGGCGCTGTCCAACGACGAGTTCACCTTCGACGACAACCTGTACCTGCGCGATCTGGTGATGGCGCTGCGTTGGGTGCGCGCCAACATCGCGGTGTTCGGCGGTGACCCCGACAACGTGACGATCTTTGGGGAAAGCGCGGGCGCTCACGCCGTCGCCACCCTGCTGGCGGTTCCTGCAGCCGAAGGCCTTTTCAACCAAGCGATTTCGGAAAGTCCGGCGGCGGGCATGGTACGTACCGCGGACGTCGGCGCGCAATACGCCGAGAGGTTCGCGGCGTTGCTCGGCGCGCGGAAGGCTGACGGTGCCAATGCGGTGATGACCGCGCGCCCGGCCGAACTGGTGACGGCGTTCGACCAGCTCGTCAAACAAGGTCAACGGGAGATGCTCGGCGCGTTCGCGGCGGGCCCCACCAGCGGCGGTGACTACCTGCCGCTGGATCCGGTGGCGGCGATGCGCAGCGGCAAGGCCCACCGGGTGCCGCTGATCGTGGGCACCAACGCCGACGAGGCGCGGCTGTTCGGCCGGTTCCTCAAGCTGTTGCCGATGACCGAGCCGATGATCGAACGCCTGCTGTCACAAGCTGATCCCGCTGAGCGTGAACGCATCACCGCGGCCTACCCGGGATATCCCGACCCCAGGGCCTGTGCGCAGTTCGGCGGGGACTTCGCGTTCGGGGCGGCTGCGTGGCAGATCGCCGAAGCGCACAGCCGACACGCGGCCACGTACCTGTACCGCTACGACTACGCGCCGCGCACCCTGCGCTGGTCGGGGTTGGGCGCCACGCACGCCACCGAACTGCTGGCCGTGTTCGACGTCTACCGCAGCGGCATCGGCCGACTGCTCACCGCGGCCGCCGATCGTCGCACCGCGTTGCGGGTCAGCGACGACGTCCAGGGCAGGTGGCGCGCCTTCGCGCACTCGGGTGCGCCGAAGGCGGATTGGCCGGCGTACCGCGCCGAGGAGCGTGCGGTGATGGTGTTCGATCGCCGCCCCCGCATCGAGTTCGACCCGCACGCCGCCCGCAGGCAGGCCTGGGAGGGCTTTTCCCTGGCCACCGGGTGA
- a CDS encoding phosphotransferase produces MHPPQNAVIERPTDLSADWLTDALGAATVTGFATERIGTGQMSECYRVTLTYADAEAGPPSVVLKVAATDAASRQTGLALGLYEREVRFYTDIAPRIGGPVAPCYSAGYDSETGAFHLLLGDAAPATVGDEIRGATTDQALLALAELGRVHAPLLGDTAAAQADWLNREAPINQALIGQLYAGFAERYADQITDEQREVCQRLIGSFDAYLAAESDPQRAMGLVHGDYRLDNMLFGERGADRAVTVVDWQTVTWGPALTDVAYFLGCALPVQDRRDHYDALLRAYHEALGPDAPLTLDDVREGVRRQSFFGVVMAIVSSMLVERTARGDQMFMTMLQRHCQHVLDTGALAILPDPVALEPLRPDAADEGAHPAGPEDLWNESWYFDFVDPAQRIGGWIRLGLVPNQNVAWVNGLVCGPDMPTIAIVDFEAPLPDDPMRTRCDAGDLTMEITEALQSYRVTLRGSGQAYDDPAALLRGESGRPAELTMDLVFGSQGVPYQYRITPRYEIPCTVSGTVTADGQSYQLDSVPGQRDHSWGVRDWWAMEWVWSALHLEDGTHLHGVDVRIPGAPPVGIGYIQKAGAEFIELQTVTAREEFADNGLPLQTTLTLAPGDVTATVDIHGHAPVLLTSPEGRLSHFPRAWVTVTTADGRTGVGWVEWNRNQPPS; encoded by the coding sequence GTGCATCCTCCGCAGAACGCTGTCATCGAACGTCCCACGGATCTGAGCGCCGACTGGCTGACCGATGCCCTCGGCGCAGCAACCGTCACCGGTTTCGCCACCGAACGCATCGGCACCGGCCAGATGAGCGAGTGCTACCGCGTGACGCTGACGTACGCCGACGCCGAGGCCGGACCGCCGTCGGTGGTGTTGAAGGTCGCCGCCACCGACGCCGCCAGCCGACAGACCGGCCTGGCGCTGGGACTCTACGAACGCGAGGTGCGGTTCTACACCGACATCGCGCCGCGCATCGGCGGACCGGTGGCACCGTGCTATTCCGCTGGCTACGACAGCGAGACCGGGGCCTTTCACCTGCTGCTGGGTGACGCGGCGCCGGCCACCGTCGGCGACGAGATCCGTGGTGCCACAACGGATCAGGCACTGCTGGCGCTTGCCGAGCTGGGCCGGGTGCACGCCCCGTTGCTCGGTGACACGGCGGCCGCCCAGGCCGACTGGCTCAACCGCGAGGCACCCATCAACCAGGCGCTGATCGGCCAGCTCTACGCTGGGTTCGCCGAGCGTTACGCCGACCAGATCACCGACGAACAACGCGAGGTCTGCCAGCGGCTGATCGGCAGCTTCGACGCCTACCTCGCCGCAGAATCCGACCCGCAGCGCGCGATGGGCCTGGTCCACGGCGACTACCGGCTTGACAACATGCTCTTCGGTGAACGAGGCGCCGATCGCGCGGTGACCGTGGTGGACTGGCAGACGGTGACGTGGGGGCCCGCGCTGACCGATGTCGCGTATTTCCTGGGCTGCGCGCTGCCGGTGCAGGACCGTCGCGATCACTACGACGCGCTGCTGCGGGCCTACCACGAAGCGCTCGGCCCCGACGCGCCGCTGACCCTCGACGACGTCCGCGAGGGGGTGCGCAGGCAGAGCTTCTTCGGGGTGGTCATGGCGATCGTGTCCTCGATGCTGGTCGAGCGCACCGCGCGGGGCGATCAGATGTTCATGACGATGTTGCAACGGCATTGCCAGCACGTACTGGACACCGGCGCGCTGGCCATCTTGCCGGATCCCGTTGCGCTCGAACCGTTGCGGCCCGACGCCGCCGACGAGGGCGCCCATCCGGCCGGCCCCGAGGACCTGTGGAACGAGAGCTGGTATTTCGACTTCGTCGATCCGGCACAGCGGATCGGCGGCTGGATCCGGCTGGGCCTGGTTCCGAACCAGAACGTCGCGTGGGTCAACGGGCTGGTGTGCGGACCCGACATGCCCACGATCGCGATCGTCGACTTCGAGGCCCCGCTGCCCGATGATCCGATGCGGACGCGCTGCGACGCAGGGGATCTCACCATGGAGATCACCGAAGCGCTGCAGTCCTACCGGGTGACGCTGCGCGGGTCGGGGCAGGCCTACGACGATCCGGCCGCATTGCTGCGTGGCGAGTCGGGCCGGCCTGCCGAGTTGACGATGGACCTCGTGTTCGGCAGCCAGGGCGTGCCCTACCAGTATCGGATCACCCCGCGATACGAGATCCCGTGCACGGTGTCGGGCACCGTCACCGCCGACGGCCAGAGCTACCAACTGGATTCGGTACCAGGACAGCGCGACCATTCGTGGGGGGTCCGCGACTGGTGGGCCATGGAGTGGGTGTGGAGCGCATTGCACCTCGAGGACGGCACGCATCTGCACGGCGTCGACGTCCGGATCCCGGGCGCACCGCCAGTGGGCATCGGCTATATCCAGAAGGCGGGCGCGGAGTTCATCGAACTGCAGACGGTGACAGCCCGAGAAGAGTTCGCCGACAACGGGTTACCGCTGCAGACGACACTCACGCTGGCACCTGGCGACGTCACCGCGACCGTCGACATCCATGGACACGCGCCGGTGCTGCTGACGTCGCCCGAGGGCCGGCTCAGCCACTTCCCGCGGGCGTGGGTGACGGTCACCACCGCCGACGGCCGCACCGGCGTCGGCTGGGTGGAATGGAACCGCAACCAGCCGCCGTCCTGA
- a CDS encoding YnfA family protein has product MVLKSMLLFALAAVLEIGGAWLVWQGFREHRGWLWIGVGVIALGAYGFVAAFQPDANFGRVLAAYGGVFVAGSLAWGMIADGFRPDRWDIAGATMCLLGVGVIMYAPR; this is encoded by the coding sequence ATGGTGCTCAAGTCGATGCTGTTGTTCGCGCTCGCCGCGGTGTTGGAGATCGGCGGCGCCTGGTTGGTGTGGCAAGGATTCCGCGAACATCGCGGTTGGCTGTGGATCGGTGTCGGGGTCATAGCGCTGGGTGCCTACGGGTTCGTCGCGGCGTTTCAGCCCGACGCCAACTTCGGCAGGGTGCTCGCCGCATACGGCGGCGTCTTCGTGGCTGGATCGCTGGCGTGGGGAATGATCGCCGACGGCTTCCGGCCGGACCGGTGGGACATCGCCGGGGCGACGATGTGCCTGCTCGGGGTCGGCGTCATCATGTATGCGCCGCGGTGA
- a CDS encoding SCO6745 family protein, which produces MDREPKLARRFFDRIEPVHAATYFAPEVRAALDGLGLKGFWMGYFAARSAPLGVVPAEVVTAVFYNFAPHRVAKALPAAWDIISPADALRVRLESAVAALGRYGVGGDDERVRRAADLAAKAARSAPLDGRPLYAANVALDWPEEPLAKLWHATTLLREQRGDGHVAVLATNGISGREANVLHAAAGRVPKEMIMRSRDYDDEQWQLYSDRLAQRGLLDGGELTAAGGELKAHIEDATDRLALSALDALADDEIETLFQALTPITRTVVAGGDLPAATPMGLNRDDLDNDSAH; this is translated from the coding sequence GTGGACAGGGAACCGAAACTGGCGCGGCGCTTCTTCGATCGCATCGAACCCGTACACGCCGCCACATACTTTGCCCCCGAGGTCCGTGCGGCGCTCGATGGGCTTGGCCTCAAAGGCTTCTGGATGGGCTACTTCGCGGCCCGCTCGGCGCCGTTGGGGGTGGTACCGGCAGAAGTGGTGACCGCGGTGTTCTACAACTTCGCGCCGCATCGGGTGGCCAAGGCCCTTCCGGCGGCCTGGGACATCATCAGCCCCGCCGACGCGCTGCGCGTCCGGCTGGAGTCAGCGGTGGCGGCGCTGGGCCGGTACGGCGTGGGCGGCGACGACGAGCGGGTGCGACGCGCCGCCGACCTCGCCGCCAAGGCCGCGCGCAGCGCTCCGCTGGACGGGCGGCCGTTGTACGCCGCCAACGTGGCGTTGGACTGGCCCGAGGAACCGCTGGCCAAGCTGTGGCATGCCACCACGCTGCTGCGTGAACAACGCGGCGACGGCCACGTCGCCGTGCTGGCGACCAACGGGATCTCCGGGCGCGAGGCCAACGTCCTGCACGCGGCAGCGGGCCGGGTGCCCAAGGAGATGATCATGCGCAGCCGCGACTACGACGATGAGCAGTGGCAGCTGTACAGCGACCGGTTGGCCCAGCGCGGACTGCTCGACGGCGGCGAACTGACCGCGGCCGGGGGCGAACTCAAGGCCCACATCGAGGACGCCACCGACCGGCTGGCACTGTCCGCGCTCGACGCGTTGGCCGACGACGAGATCGAAACGCTCTTTCAGGCGTTGACCCCGATCACCCGAACAGTGGTGGCCGGTGGTGATCTGCCCGCCGCGACGCCGATGGGCCTCAATCGCGACGACCTCGACAACGACTCGGCCCACTAA
- a CDS encoding FadR/GntR family transcriptional regulator, with amino-acid sequence MSSEPNVGALHAKLLTALGTAIVSGAYPPGQVLTLDGVSAQHGLSRSVAREVVRVLESMGMVASRRRVGITVQPAENWNVFDPMLIRWRIDAGDRAEQLVSLSELRRGFEPVAAALAARRATPDQCRTMAAAVSDMVVHGRSGDLQAYLLADKLFHRTLLEASGNEMFRALNGVVAEVLSGRTQHGMMPSTPNPAAIELHDEVARAIRTRDEAAAETAMRAIIDEAALDLGRELNG; translated from the coding sequence GTGTCGTCGGAACCCAACGTCGGCGCCCTGCACGCCAAGCTGCTCACCGCGCTGGGCACCGCCATCGTGTCCGGTGCATATCCGCCGGGCCAAGTGCTCACGCTCGACGGGGTGAGCGCACAACACGGCCTGTCGCGCAGCGTCGCCCGTGAAGTCGTGCGCGTGCTCGAGTCGATGGGCATGGTCGCATCCCGGCGCCGGGTGGGTATCACGGTCCAACCGGCCGAGAACTGGAATGTCTTTGACCCCATGCTGATTCGCTGGCGTATCGATGCCGGCGACCGCGCCGAACAGCTGGTGTCACTTTCGGAGCTGCGGCGGGGCTTCGAACCCGTCGCCGCGGCCCTGGCGGCACGCCGGGCCACCCCGGACCAATGCCGCACCATGGCCGCGGCGGTCTCCGACATGGTGGTACACGGTCGTTCCGGAGATCTCCAGGCATACCTGTTGGCCGACAAGCTCTTTCACCGCACCCTGCTGGAGGCCAGCGGCAACGAGATGTTCCGCGCATTGAACGGCGTCGTCGCCGAGGTGCTCAGCGGCCGCACCCAACACGGCATGATGCCCAGCACCCCCAACCCGGCCGCCATCGAACTGCACGACGAGGTGGCCCGGGCCATCAGGACCCGCGACGAGGCCGCAGCGGAAACGGCCATGCGCGCCATCATCGACGAGGCGGCCCTTGACCTCGGCCGTGAACTGAATGGTTAA